The following are encoded in a window of Phaseolus vulgaris cultivar G19833 chromosome 3, P. vulgaris v2.0, whole genome shotgun sequence genomic DNA:
- the LOC137808172 gene encoding MND1-interacting protein 1 has protein sequence MGCTMREKHIRANRRPRSAKPDPDSCDKDAISKSIAESGLKPFRYHMAVNDSSPSPNSNPNVEETGWGYCTEEQLEEILLKNLEFIYNEAVSKLVALGYDEDVAVKAMLRNGHCYGGMDALTNILHNSLAYLNSNSDGGGGGNMDETEPVFSNLRQLEEYSVAALVCLVQQVRPHLSKGDAMWCLLMNDLHVGRASAMDIPVPGTGSPAPVTGEGGGNSIGVMGPAFCRFHGGWGFGNGGGLDFPVNGIFSCGTEMNLQLQRDIEFPKRFNLSPSMKSLLKRNVAMFAAGFRANSKQLQAQAKTISGRSTAQHSLDSFTATGTGVPAEQSGGDSQNLDNQDAVNSVLSKFRDLNLDENLELVAEDQKDEVIVTLFHQIKDLEKQVGERKDWAHQKAMQAARKLSSDLTELKMLRMEREETQKLKKGKPALEDTTMKRLSEMENALRKASGQLDLANAAVRRLETENAEMKAEMEASKLSASESVTACLEVAKREKKCLKKLLAWEKQKAKLQQEISGEKQKISETQEMLVQIRQYQKEAEVKWKEELKAKEEALVLVEEERRSKEAAESNNKRRIEALRLKIEIDFQRHKDDLLRLEQELSRLKASAQSAELHHQSSTSPTSNSEGTKPQRETIARLLQQLDNLDDFSDKEVNSNRECIICMKDEVSIVFLPCAHQVMCASCSDEYGRKGGKAACPCCRVQIQQRIRVFGASS, from the exons ATGGGTTGCACCATGAGGGAAAAACATATCAGGGCTAATCGGAGACCGCGATCGGCGAAACCGGACCCGGATTCTTGCGACAAAGATGCCATATCCAAATCCATAGCCGAGTCTGGTCTCAAGCCCTTCAGATATCATATGGCTGTCAACGATTCTTCCCCGAGCCCAAATTCAAACCCTAATGTGGAGGAAACTGGGTGGGGTTACTGTACAGAGGAACAATTGGAAGAGATTCTGTTGAAAAACTTGGAGTTTATTTACAATGAAGCTGTCTCAAAGCTTGTTGCGTTGGGTTACGATGAGGATGTTGCTGTTAAGGCCATGCTGCGAAATGGGCATTGTTATGGTGGCATGGATGCGCTGACAAATATTTTGCACAATTCCTTGGCGTATTTGAATAGTAATAgtgatggtggtggtggtgggaaTATGGATGAGACTGAGCCCGTGTTCTCTAATTTGAGGCAGTTAGAGGAGTACTCTGTGGCGGCTTTGGTGTGTTTGGTGCAACAGGTGAGGCCACATTTGAGCAAAGGTGATGCCATGTGGTGTTTGCTCATGAATGATCTTCATGTTGGGAGGGCTAGTGCTATGGATATTCCTGTGCCAGGCACTGGGAGCCCTGCTCCGGTTACCGGTGAGGGTGGTGGCAATTCGATTGGTGTTATGGGACCGGCTTTTTGTAGGTTTCATGGAGGGTGGGGATTTGGAAATGGGGGAGGCTTGGATTTTCCAGTGAATGGGATATTCTCTTGCGGGACAGAGATGAATTTGCAGCTGCAAAGAGACATTGAGTTTCCGAAGAGGTTTAACCTTTCTCCTTCAATGAAGTCCTTATTAAAGAGAAATGTTGCAATGTTTGCTGCTGGTTTTAGGGCAAACTCCAAGCAGTTGCAGGCGCAGGCAAAGACCATTTCTGGGCGGAGTACTGCACAACATAGTTTGGATTCTTTTACAGCGACCGGGACAGGAGTCCCGGCTGAGCAGTCTGGAGGAGATTCACAGAATCTCGATAACCAAGACGCTGTGAATTCGGTGCTGAGTAAATTTCGTGATTTGAATCTTGATGAGAATTTGGAGCTTGTGGCGGAAGATCAGAAGGATGAGGTGATAGTCACTTTATTTCATCAGATTAAGGATCTTGAGAAGCAGGTCGGTGAGCGAAAAGACTGGGCTCATCAGAAGGCAATGCAGGCTGCTAGAAAGCTAAGCAGTGATCTAACTGAACTCAAAATGTTGCGGATGGAAAGAGAGGAGACTCAGAAATTGAAGAAAGGGAAACCGGCCCTTGAGGACACAACCATGAAGAGGCTCTCAGAGATGGAGAATGCTTTGAGAAAGGCCAGTGGTCAACTGGACCTTGCGAATGCAGCTGTGAGGAGACTAGAAACTGAAAATGCAGAAATGAAAGCAGAGATGGAGGCTTCCAAATTAAGTGCATCAGAGTCAGTGACAGCTTGCTTAGAAGTTGCAAAAAGGgagaaaaaatgtttaaaaaaacttCTAGCTTGGGAAAAACAGAAAGCTAAGCTGCAGCAAGAGATTTCTGGTGAAAAACAGAAGATATCAGAGACACAAGAAATGTTGGTTCAGATTAGACAGTATCAAAAGGAAGCTGAG GTCAAGTGGAAGGAGGAGTTGAAGGCTAAAGAGGAAGCCTTAGTACTGGTTGAGGAGGAACGGCGCTCTAAGGAAGCAGCTGAATCTAATAATAAGAGGAGGATTGAGGCTTTGCGTCTGAAGATAGAGATAGATTTCCAGCGCCACAAGGATGATCTATTAAGACTGGAGCAGGAACTTTCGCGCCTTAAAGCATCTGCTCAGTCTGCTGAGTTGCATCACCAATCAAGCACTTCACCTACAAGCAACTCTGAGGGCACGAAGCCCCAAAGAGAGACCATTGCTAGGCTGCTTCAACAATTAGATAATCTGGACGATTTTTCAGATAAAGAAGTGAATAGCAACAGAGAATGCATTATATGTATGAAAGATGAAGTCTCCATTGTTTTCTTGCCGTGTGCACACCAAGTTATGTGTGCTAGTTGCAGTGATGAGTATGGAAGAAAAGGAGGTAAGGCTGCTTGCCCTTGCTGCAGGGTTCAAATCCAACAGAGAATCCGTGTATTTGGGGCAAGTTCCTAA
- the LOC137808170 gene encoding uncharacterized protein, which translates to MAYCIPNSPSLKGWKTSTNGLFGWNIGKKNVNDKPQIKYHDIDLSFSTSLMDKTFLRGKELKCCYRATIDGFSASNFHECCDFKGPCVIIGYTNKSFKFGAFNPEGYRSTDDYFDTFDAFLFYWIEHETEPIILPKVGGSGAALFDYARGGPQFGADGLLIGPPLAPVMGGFAGPDTNSGIGDLRQAKSRLGLSYAKREDGKESIFGDESRASLQEVEVFCSPQIASLY; encoded by the exons ATGGCATACTGCATTCCAAACTCACCATCACTCAAGGGTTGGAAGACAAGCACAAATGGCTTGTTTGGTTGGAACATAGGCAAGAAGAATGTTAATGACAAACCTCAGATTAAATACCATGATATTGATCTCTCTTTCTCAACTTCTCTGATGGACAAAACATTTTTGAGAG GGAAGGAGCTCAAATGCTGCTACAGGGCTACAATTGATGGGTTCAGTGCAAGTAATTTCCACGAATGCTGTGACTTCAAGGGGCCATGTGTGATAATCGGCTAcacaaacaagtctttcaagtTTGGTGCATTTAACCCTGAAGGGTATAGAAGCACAGATGACTACTTTGATACATTTGATGCCTTCCTATTTTATTGGATAGAACATGAAACTGAGCCCATTATTTTGCCCAAGGTTGGTGGAAGTGGTGCAGCCCTGTTTGATTATGCACGTGGGGGCCCACAATTTGGGGCAGATGGGCTTCTCATAGGGCCCCCGTTGGCCCCAGTTATGGGGGGCTTTGCTGGGCCTGATACCAATTCTGGCATTGGTGACTTGAGACAAGCAAAGTCTAGATTGGGATTGTCTTATGCCAAAAGAGAGGATGGGAAGGAGTCTATATTTGGTGATGAGTCAAGGGCATCCCTTCAAGAAGTGGAAGTCTTTTGTAGTCCTCAAATTGCAAGCTTATACTAG
- the LOC137808169 gene encoding NAC domain-containing protein 71-like → MGGATLPPGFRFHPTDEELVGYYLKRKVEGLEIELEVIPVIDFYKFDPWELPEKSFLPKRDMEWFFFCPRDRKYPNGSRTNRATKAGYWKATGKDRKVVCQSNPSNVTGYRKTLVFYAGRAPLGDRTDWVMHEYRLCDDLGQPTPSFLGGFALCRVIKKNEKASATQGENKGKRAGSSSINGTDTSVRFSGEQPFSNSGDSSSQASHLNNESRYSSPISSPYNVPPMGEINLASLETNPSNFWISPDMILDSSKDYPELQHAVAEYFPGYDLPRMGTQFQSLEHSETPSSFSYSNVNGEVEFADTLSQIMSPYSGQWNSMDFYGKGGVPYEDHDQINSISYP, encoded by the exons ATGGGAGGGGCAACACTGCCACCAGGATTTCGTTTCCATCCAACTGATGAGGAACTGGTGGGATACTACcttaaaagaaaagtagagGGGCTTGAAATTGAGCTTGAAGTCATCCCTGTGATTGATTTTTACAAATTCGATCCCTGGGAGTTGCCGG AGAAGTCTTTCCTTCCAAAACGGGATATGGAATGGTTTTTCTTTTGTCCGCGGGATCGCAAGTATCCAAATGGATCAAGAACAAATAGAGCTACCAAAGCTGGGTATTGGAAAGCCACTGGAAAAGACAGAAAGGTGGTGTGCCAGTCTAATCCATCCAATGTTACAGGGTACCGCAAGACCTTGGTTTTCTATGCTGGGAGGGCCCCTTTAGGAGATAGAACTGATTGGGTCATGCATGAGTATCGCCTCTGTGATGATCTTGGCCAACCCACACCATCTTTCCTG GGTGGTTTTGCCTTGTGCCGGGTTATTAAGAAGAATGAGAAGGCAAGTGCTACACAGGGAGAAAACAAGGGCAAAAGGGCTGGAAGCAGTTCCATCAATGGGACTGACACCTCAGTGAGATTCTCTGGTGAGCAGCCATTCAGCAACTCTGGTGATTCTTCCTCTCAAGCGAGCCACCTGAATAATGAGAGTCGTTATTCAAGCCCAATTTCTTCTCCATACAATGTGCCTCCAATGGGAGAGATTAACCTAGCTTCTCTGGAAACCAATCCTTCAAACTTCTGGATCTCCCCTGACATGATTCTTGATTCTTCAAAG GACTACCCTGAATTACAACATGCTGTGGCTGAATATTTTCCAGGGTATGACTTACCACGTATGGGGACACAATTTCAATCATTGGAACATTCGGAAACTCCATCTAGTTTCTCCTACTCAAATGTCAATGGAGAAGTTGAATTTGCTGATACTCTCAGTCAAATAATGTCACCTTACTCAGGACAATGGAATTCCATGGACTTCTACGGAAAAGGAGGTGTCCCTTATGAAGATCATGATCAAATTAACTCAATCTCATATCCATGA